A genome region from Flammeovirga agarivorans includes the following:
- a CDS encoding LytR/AlgR family response regulator transcription factor has protein sequence MKILIIEDEIPAQRYLKKTVQTLLPEAEFLFPIQSVEEGLEFFKEENTKIDLIFSDIQLTDGESFDIFKEVEIDVPIIFVTAYNQYALKAFEVNSIDYILKPFDEENIQNAIDKFQTRKSAPVSKELISSISDTIQNQKEVYRKRIWVNLPINLSVLKVDEINCFYSKNKVVHVLSNSDLNATLDLSLDKLEDQLDPKDFFRVNRQFIVQINAVKSIEPYYNGKWVLRIKGFEQEEIIIPKEKVSKFKQWVVKTD, from the coding sequence ATGAAGATCTTAATTATTGAAGACGAAATTCCTGCACAACGTTATCTTAAAAAAACAGTGCAAACCTTATTACCAGAAGCGGAGTTTTTATTTCCTATACAATCGGTAGAAGAGGGATTAGAGTTTTTTAAAGAAGAAAATACAAAGATCGACCTCATATTTTCTGATATTCAACTAACAGATGGTGAGAGTTTTGATATTTTTAAAGAAGTAGAAATAGATGTTCCTATCATTTTTGTGACAGCATACAATCAATATGCCCTAAAAGCTTTTGAGGTAAACAGTATTGATTATATACTAAAACCCTTTGATGAAGAGAATATCCAAAATGCTATCGATAAATTTCAGACTAGAAAGTCTGCACCAGTATCAAAAGAGTTGATAAGTAGCATTTCAGATACTATTCAAAATCAGAAAGAGGTTTATCGAAAAAGAATATGGGTCAACTTACCAATTAACCTTTCGGTTTTAAAAGTAGATGAGATCAATTGTTTTTACTCTAAAAATAAAGTTGTTCATGTTCTTTCCAATAGTGACCTAAATGCTACATTAGATCTATCATTGGATAAATTGGAAGATCAGTTAGATCCAAAAGACTTTTTTAGGGTGAATAGGCAGTTTATTGTTCAGATTAATGCTGTAAAATCAATAGAACCTTATTATAACGGAAAATGGGTTTTGAGGATAAAAGGGTTCGAGCAAGAGGAAATTATTATTCCAAAGGAGAAAGTTTCGAAATTTAAACAATGGGTCGTTAAAACGGATTAA
- a CDS encoding alpha-ketoglutarate-dependent dioxygenase AlkB family protein: protein MLSLFDQNFNQEKNLLPYDGEVLYYGKILSQADATHTFQHLMKTIEWQNDIVNIFGKEIITKRKMAWYGTSVYDYTYSNITRRSLLLTKELQELLGKVEEVSKENYNSCLLNLYHDGSEGMGYHSDDEKDMKEFGTIASLSLGAERKFSFKHKESKERIDILLEHGSLLLMKGETQKYWKHALPKSKKVIYPRINLTFRSIHLK from the coding sequence ATGTTGAGCCTTTTTGACCAAAACTTCAACCAAGAAAAAAACTTATTACCATATGATGGAGAAGTTCTTTATTATGGTAAAATTCTTTCTCAAGCCGATGCAACACATACTTTTCAACACTTGATGAAAACTATTGAATGGCAAAATGATATAGTAAATATTTTTGGAAAGGAAATTATTACCAAACGGAAAATGGCTTGGTATGGCACTTCTGTTTACGATTATACTTATTCAAATATTACAAGAAGGTCTTTGTTGTTAACAAAAGAACTTCAAGAATTATTAGGTAAAGTAGAGGAGGTGAGTAAAGAAAATTATAATTCTTGTTTATTGAACCTCTACCATGATGGTTCAGAAGGGATGGGTTATCATAGTGATGATGAAAAAGACATGAAAGAATTTGGAACCATTGCCTCTTTATCGCTTGGAGCGGAACGAAAATTTTCTTTTAAACATAAAGAATCAAAAGAGAGAATCGATATTCTTCTTGAGCATGGATCCTTATTATTAATGAAAGGCGAAACACAAAAATATTGGAAACATGCATTACCAAAATCTAAAAAGGTAATTTATCCAAGGATAAACCTGACTTTCCGTTCCATTCATCTTAAATAA
- a CDS encoding transglutaminase domain-containing protein, whose translation MKNLHFFYLFFIFPFFTVAQDLSKVDEIVIDKLLKIKNIEHLSEKINHTFTSDLEKVRAIYCYIGNTIAYDVEAWQRPSQPFSYTYSNEAEKQKILEEYKYNTAEKTLREAKGVCDGYSKLFEVLCVKVGVECQTIEGTSKAFISDLKKSNPKQITNDHAWNVIKIDDQWHLIDVTWASGGIDENLKFYKKYTDIYFMMDPEQFVLNHYPSDQKWTLCDITKQQFLDFPIYYLSYFENNIKLISPKSKVFSDKKGGQLVFEKGTDVSQMLFGFSGDKYALDVEIEEIDSKILINVPSTEYRSELFTIFYKNESIVTFITN comes from the coding sequence ATGAAGAACTTACATTTTTTCTACTTATTTTTCATTTTTCCTTTTTTTACTGTAGCTCAAGATTTATCAAAAGTAGATGAAATAGTTATTGATAAATTACTGAAAATCAAAAACATTGAGCATCTGTCAGAAAAGATTAATCATACTTTTACGTCAGATTTAGAAAAAGTAAGAGCAATATATTGTTATATAGGAAACACTATCGCTTATGATGTTGAGGCATGGCAACGTCCAAGTCAACCTTTCAGCTATACCTATTCAAATGAAGCAGAAAAACAGAAAATATTAGAAGAATATAAATACAACACAGCAGAAAAAACGTTAAGAGAGGCAAAAGGAGTTTGTGATGGTTACTCTAAATTATTTGAAGTTTTGTGTGTAAAGGTAGGGGTGGAATGTCAAACTATTGAGGGGACTTCAAAAGCTTTTATTTCTGATTTGAAAAAATCAAACCCAAAACAAATAACAAATGATCATGCTTGGAATGTGATAAAAATTGATGATCAATGGCATTTAATAGATGTAACGTGGGCTTCTGGAGGGATAGACGAGAATTTAAAATTCTATAAAAAGTATACAGACATTTACTTTATGATGGATCCAGAACAATTTGTGCTAAATCATTACCCTTCTGATCAGAAATGGACGTTATGTGATATTACTAAACAACAGTTTTTAGATTTTCCAATTTACTATTTATCATACTTCGAAAATAATATCAAACTGATCTCTCCAAAAAGTAAGGTATTCTCCGATAAAAAAGGAGGACAATTAGTTTTTGAAAAAGGAACAGATGTATCACAAATGTTATTCGGCTTTTCTGGTGATAAATATGCACTAGATGTAGAAATCGAAGAAATTGATAGTAAAATATTAATAAATGTACCGTCAACAGAGTACAGGTCAGAATTATTTACTATTTTTTATAAGAATGAAAGTATAGTAACCTTTATTACGAACTAG
- a CDS encoding class I SAM-dependent methyltransferase, which yields MKQVLDKFSSSSSSYKKFRPRYPDSLFEKIMEHVKDTNDVLDCGTGNGQATRYLSKNFKSVIGIDISKNQINNAESERNIWYLEGNANATRFKDESFDLITAAQSLHWFDLEAFNQEAIRLLRPGGVIALFGYNLFKVNPEIDEMISYFYYDVIGPYWDDERKILEEEYKNIPFDFEEIPQNEVVDMVVNWDLDQLYGYLHTWSSVKKYMEENPTHDPVDDLFKHLKPVWGEKSKHEVVFPVFLKVGIKK from the coding sequence ATGAAACAGGTTTTGGATAAGTTTTCTTCTTCATCTTCATCATATAAAAAATTTCGTCCTAGATACCCTGATAGTCTTTTTGAAAAGATTATGGAGCATGTAAAAGATACTAATGATGTCTTAGATTGTGGTACAGGAAATGGGCAGGCTACAAGATACCTTTCGAAAAATTTTAAGAGTGTAATAGGAATTGATATTAGTAAAAATCAAATCAATAATGCTGAAAGTGAAAGGAATATTTGGTATTTGGAAGGAAATGCTAATGCCACTCGATTTAAGGATGAATCTTTTGATCTAATTACGGCTGCACAGTCATTACATTGGTTTGATTTAGAGGCTTTTAATCAAGAAGCAATTCGTTTACTTCGACCTGGAGGAGTAATTGCACTTTTCGGATATAATCTATTTAAAGTGAATCCTGAAATAGATGAAATGATCAGTTACTTTTATTACGATGTGATTGGCCCTTATTGGGATGACGAAAGAAAAATTCTAGAAGAGGAATACAAAAATATACCTTTTGATTTTGAAGAAATTCCACAAAATGAGGTTGTTGATATGGTTGTAAATTGGGATTTAGACCAACTTTATGGGTATTTACATACTTGGTCAAGTGTAAAAAAGTACATGGAAGAAAATCCAACCCATGATCCTGTTGATGATCTTTTTAAACATCTTAAACCTGTATGGGGAGAAAAAAGTAAGCATGAAGTCGTATTTCCAGTCTTTTTAAAAGTTGGAATAAAGAAATAA
- a CDS encoding tellurite resistance TerB family protein has product MKNFVTDFDYPEKLSFLKVIEDMIHADCKVDQAELLYLEDFKQQLSLDENCIELAQSLNKKECIKILKNMPTNKKEVVYEKLIEIANIDNEFHPSEEVLILNLCQLIDFKPVALL; this is encoded by the coding sequence ATGAAGAATTTTGTAACTGATTTTGATTACCCGGAAAAACTATCATTTCTTAAAGTGATAGAAGACATGATCCACGCTGACTGCAAAGTAGATCAAGCTGAATTACTATACCTTGAAGATTTTAAACAACAACTAAGTTTAGATGAAAATTGTATTGAGTTGGCACAGTCATTAAACAAAAAAGAATGTATTAAGATTCTAAAAAATATGCCTACAAATAAAAAAGAAGTGGTATATGAAAAGTTAATTGAAATAGCGAATATCGATAATGAATTCCATCCTTCTGAGGAAGTATTGATATTAAATCTTTGTCAGTTAATTGATTTCAAGCCAGTGGCTTTATTATAA
- a CDS encoding SRPBCC family protein translates to MIFSRYIIVSILLSISLLTNAQDAQWNTETTEEGSITVTSRVFTTKVDGKNRQIVEYKASTITDIESEKILALLKDASTHKNFSKDTEESKKLKDLPNGEWLVYYFIDAPFPIPNNDLIVTMKEVQREDSTELIGWSTPNAHEKGDVKRMVHYNLKYIITKLENGQSELIMDVSMTPVTKAPDFLVKTWLPAGPSDMIVNILKEAEDYK, encoded by the coding sequence ATGATTTTTTCAAGATATATTATTGTATCAATTTTATTAAGCATTAGTTTACTTACAAATGCTCAAGACGCTCAGTGGAACACAGAAACTACTGAAGAAGGAAGTATCACAGTAACAAGTAGAGTATTTACAACAAAAGTAGATGGAAAAAATAGACAAATTGTAGAATATAAAGCCTCAACAATCACTGATATTGAATCTGAGAAAATTTTAGCTCTTCTAAAAGATGCTAGTACTCACAAAAATTTTAGTAAAGACACGGAAGAAAGTAAAAAACTTAAAGACCTTCCCAATGGCGAATGGCTCGTTTATTACTTTATTGATGCTCCATTCCCGATTCCAAATAATGATCTCATTGTGACAATGAAAGAGGTGCAAAGAGAAGACTCCACTGAATTAATTGGATGGTCAACACCAAACGCACATGAGAAAGGTGATGTTAAAAGAATGGTGCATTACAACTTAAAATATATCATTACAAAATTAGAAAATGGTCAGTCAGAACTAATCATGGATGTAAGCATGACACCTGTTACAAAAGCTCCTGATTTCCTTGTGAAAACTTGGTTACCAGCAGGCCCTTCTGACATGATTGTCAACATACTAAAAGAAGCAGAGGATTATAAATAA
- a CDS encoding T9SS type A sorting domain-containing protein codes for MKTITLCILLIYCLPQYLLSQNLVGGFTPANSITYDTDPDTEADEISSNYNLKTDIDVSSDTEDNIVLKGNSPVNTITVENGEDVTLTATTVLLSQLTIAVNAGGRLTIDGNLNVANLTTLTINGTFIVNGDISTSKSAINGGSADQGEGSLIFFNGSGSITVGEAFNAGTISDGNVSSSLSWTIDCGKFNSGGGSLSCADDLPVELLSFDVSSEDDNVLIKWITAQEINNAYFEIRRSKDQKNWEQLGIIKAKGVNSNTTIHYKFIDQQPLAKSYYQLIQYDLDGTQENLSIVEYQLEDSNNLTFNVDILPNIIDSNQEFTLNFNSNYSTLIWVNIINIKGILVDQFSIKNENKLAVRLSKKYPKGTYILHARSGIHEANSKFIVK; via the coding sequence ATGAAAACTATTACGCTTTGTATACTATTAATTTATTGTCTTCCTCAATATCTGTTATCACAAAACTTAGTTGGAGGATTTACTCCAGCTAACTCAATTACTTATGATACTGACCCCGATACTGAAGCAGATGAAATATCTTCAAATTATAATTTAAAAACAGATATAGATGTTAGCAGTGATACAGAAGATAATATTGTACTCAAAGGAAATAGTCCAGTTAATACAATCACGGTGGAAAATGGCGAAGATGTTACACTTACAGCAACAACAGTTCTCCTATCACAACTTACCATCGCTGTTAATGCTGGTGGTAGGTTAACAATAGATGGAAATTTAAATGTTGCCAACCTAACTACCCTTACTATCAATGGGACTTTTATTGTCAATGGAGATATCTCTACCTCAAAAAGTGCAATAAATGGAGGAAGTGCAGATCAAGGTGAAGGATCTCTAATATTTTTCAATGGAAGTGGAAGTATTACTGTTGGAGAAGCATTTAATGCGGGAACTATTTCTGATGGGAATGTAAGTAGTTCACTATCCTGGACAATTGATTGTGGTAAATTTAATTCTGGTGGAGGTTCATTATCATGTGCAGATGACCTACCTGTAGAGTTACTATCTTTTGATGTTTCTTCTGAAGATGATAATGTATTGATAAAATGGATTACGGCACAAGAAATCAATAACGCATACTTTGAAATAAGAAGATCAAAAGATCAGAAAAATTGGGAGCAACTAGGAATAATAAAAGCGAAAGGTGTTAATAGTAATACCACTATTCACTATAAGTTTATCGACCAACAACCTCTAGCTAAAAGCTATTACCAATTAATTCAATACGACTTAGATGGTACTCAAGAGAACTTATCTATTGTAGAATACCAATTAGAAGATAGTAATAATCTAACTTTTAATGTTGATATACTACCAAATATTATTGATTCAAATCAAGAATTTACATTAAATTTCAATAGCAATTACAGTACTTTAATATGGGTAAATATAATAAATATTAAAGGAATTTTAGTTGATCAATTTAGTATTAAAAATGAAAATAAATTAGCAGTTAGACTATCAAAAAAATATCCGAAAGGTACATATATTCTTCATGCAAGATCAGGTATACATGAAGCAAATAGTAAATTTATTGTTAAATAA
- a CDS encoding 3'(2'),5'-bisphosphate nucleotidase CysQ family protein, which produces MIALKPLLQSTEEVARKAGALIMTYFDKDIEVLIKEGGHSLASQVVTKVDKEAQDLILDLLSPYTKEYNFGILTEESEDNNSRFEKDYFWCIDPLDGTLPFTEKKEGFAVSIALVNKNGQAVLGVIYNPITEDIYSAALDLGAYKNHQSFSITYNNFYTLVCDRSSKSTEWFKEAIHKYQPKDIIDFGGACMNAIWVLENAPALYFKPTKQKLGGGSIWDYASSSILFKELGLHATTFDGQELPLNKRNHTFMNDCGIYYSSEKPSIS; this is translated from the coding sequence ATGATAGCACTAAAACCATTATTACAATCTACAGAGGAAGTTGCTAGAAAAGCCGGAGCATTAATTATGACGTATTTTGATAAGGACATTGAAGTCTTAATCAAAGAAGGTGGGCACAGTTTAGCTTCTCAAGTTGTGACTAAAGTTGACAAAGAGGCACAAGACCTTATTCTTGATTTACTTTCGCCATACACAAAGGAATATAATTTTGGTATTCTCACAGAAGAAAGTGAAGATAATAATAGCCGATTCGAAAAAGACTATTTTTGGTGTATCGATCCTTTAGATGGTACCCTTCCTTTTACAGAAAAAAAAGAAGGCTTTGCTGTAAGCATCGCCCTAGTAAATAAAAATGGACAGGCTGTTTTAGGGGTAATTTACAATCCTATCACAGAAGATATATATAGTGCAGCTTTAGACCTTGGTGCATACAAAAATCACCAATCGTTTAGTATTACCTACAACAATTTCTATACATTAGTTTGTGATAGAAGTTCAAAATCTACTGAATGGTTTAAAGAAGCAATTCATAAATATCAACCTAAAGATATTATTGATTTTGGTGGTGCATGTATGAATGCAATATGGGTTCTTGAAAATGCTCCTGCATTATATTTTAAACCAACAAAACAAAAATTAGGTGGAGGTAGCATTTGGGACTATGCCTCCTCTTCTATCCTATTCAAAGAGTTAGGATTGCACGCGACCACTTTCGATGGTCAGGAATTACCACTAAATAAGAGAAACCACACTTTTATGAATGATTGTGGCATCTATTATAGTAGTGAAAAGCCGTCTATTTCATAA